Below is a genomic region from candidate division KSB1 bacterium.
TCAAGCTCGCGCCGGTCCAAACGCCGGGGAAGCCATTCGGCATAAATGGCGACCAGTTTTCCGGTTTGACATATTTTACGCCGACAAAAATAAAAAAGAAAAGAATGACAAGTTTGATCACCACCATGATGTTATTGACTCGCGCCGACTCCTTCGCGCCGAGCACGAGAATCCAGGTGATGAAGGCGACGATGGCGACCGCAAGAAAATTAAAAATAATCGGAACACCGAAAAGCTTGGGCGCATTGATCCAGGCTTCGTAATTCAGCGCAATCGACGAGTCGATTTCTCCACCCGCTTTCGCAACCGCTGCAGCCGCTTGCGCTGCCGATCGATAGTCCACCGAGAGCCAGGCGGGAATGTGCAAGCCGATGCCCTCGCACAGTTGATGAAAATACGCGGCCCAGCCGATGGCCACGGCAACATTGCCGATGGCGTATTCGATAATCAAATCCCAGCCGATGATCCACGCCACCACTTCGCCGAGCGTGGCATAAGAGTAAGTATAGGCGCTGCCGGCCACCGGTACGAGCGAGGCAAATTCGGCATAGCACAGCCCGCAAAACGCACAGGCCACCGCGGTGAGAACGAACGAAAGCATGATGCCGGGGCCGGCGCCGGGCCGGAGAGCGTCGCCGGCAACCGCGGTGCCGATGACGGCAAAGATGCCGGTGCCGATGATCGCGCCGATGCCGAGCGAGATCAAATCAATCGAGCCGAGCGAGCGCTTCAAGCGCGTCTCTTCGGCTTCGTGGGTCAACTGGTCGAGGTTCTTGGTGCGAAAAATGCTCATGGTGGGCTCAAAAAAATAAAAAGAAAAAATGATAAAAAGATAATTAGCAGCAAAGAACGACTTTAAAAAACTATTGTGCAGATTCGTCATCTTCGGGCTCTTGAGATTTGTTGCGTTTGATCGCTTTTGCAAGCCGCGAGTTGAAAATCTTGATCAGCTCGGTAATTTCATTCAGCAGCCACGTATTCAAATCTGTTTCGCCGAAAGCAGCTTTGGAAAGTTTCAGCCAGTAACGCGTTTCTTTCGATTCTTTCAGGCAAGTCCTGATTTTATAAATAAAATCTTTTGGGCTTGCGCTTTCATCGGCTTCTTCATAATTTGAGCCGGGCGAGCAGCCGCAGCGGATGAGTTGCTTGCCATATTCAAAGCCCACGACATCACGCGGAAACGTGCGCACGTATTTTGTGATTTGCACTGCAAAACGAAAAGTTCTCTCGTGCAGATCGAAAATCGGCTCCATCTTTTCCATAACACCCTCCCAAATAGCTAATGGTTCATTCGTTTCTTTTTATCTTTTTCGCTTTTTATCTCTTTCATCCAATAAGCATCCCCGCCACCGTCGCCGTCATCCAGCTCGCCAGCGCGCCGCCGAACATGGCGCGCAGGCCGAGCTTGGCCAGGTCGCTGCGGCGTTCCGGGGCCATGCCACCGATGCCGCCGATTTGGATGGCAATGGAAGAGAAGTTGGCGAATCCACACAACGCGTAGGTGGCGATGATCTCGGCGCGCTCGCTCATGCCGCCGCTTTTGATCAAATCGCCAAGCTGCACGTAGGCCACGAATTCATTAATGGAAATTTTGGTGCCGAGCAGATTGCCGAACTCGAGGCAGTCTTTCCACGGCACGCCCATGAGCCAGGCAAGGGGCGAAAAAATCCAGCCGAAAAGCGTGCGCAAATCTTGCGGAAAATAAGCAAAGCCGAACCAGCTCAACAAGGCCTCGTGAATGACGCCCATGCCGGCATTCACGACCGCAATGAGCGCGATGAAGGCGAGCAACATGCCAGCCACATTCACCGCGAGTTTTACCCCATCGGCAGCGCCGACGGCGGCAGCTTCGATCACATCGCCAGCAACTTTTCCGGGGGGCACCTTCACGTGACCCTTGGTGACGGATTCTTCTTTTTCGGGCAGGATAATTTTCCCCATCATCAAGGCGGCGGGCGCGGACATCACACTCGCGGCCAACAAATGTGACGCCGGAATGCCCATGGCAATATACCCCGCCAATACACCTCCGGCGACGGTGGCAAAGCCGCCGCACATAATTGCCATCAATTCCGATCTGGTCGCTTGCGCTATGAACGGTCGAATCAGCAGCGGCGCTTCGGTCTGACCGACAAAAATATTGGCCGAGCACGACAGTGATTCCGCGCCGCTGGTGCCCATGGTTTTTGCCATCACGACGGCGATCATTTCAACAATTTTTTGCATGACGCCGAGGTGATAAAGAATCGACATCACGGAGGAGAAAAAAATGATGGTGGGAAGAATTCTGAAGGCAAATTGAAAGCCGAAAGTGCTTTCGTATTCAGGCTTGACGATGTTGTCGAAGAGAAACCGCGTGCCATACTGGGTGAAATTGAGGAAGGCGGTGACTTTATCGCCGGTCCATTGAAACGCGACTTTTCCGGCGTCCGTCCAGAGTATGATCATTGCAAAAAAAAGCTGCAAACCCGTGCCCCACAATACTACACGCCAGGGAAAGCGGCGACGGTCGTATGATATTAACCAGGCGATGCACACCAAGGTCATCATGCCGACTACACTGATGAGTCGTTCCATGCTCTTCCTCTCTCCGCAGGTTTTGCCAGAGGGTTACTGGCGGTTAAAATAAATTTCGTTCGAGGTTGATTGGAAAATGGCTGTTTCATCTCCGTGAAAGTTCGGTTCGGCTTCCTACTTTTTAGCCTGATCTAAATTCTGCAAAAATTGCCGGGCATACTTTCGCATCTCGTCAAAACGCGCGTCTTTTGAATCGGCCGTGCGCTGCAAAAAACTGCGAAACCAGGTTGCCGCTTTGGGATAATCATTCAGCGTTTGATAAACCGTGCCGAGAAAATAATAACAATCGTGACAGCCGGCATTCAGCTCGATGGCTTTGCGATAGGCCTGAATGGCGGACTTGTTTTTGTTTTGGCTCATGCGCGCCGCGCCGAGCATGTAATGCTGCCGGCTGCTGAAATCGAGATTCGTTTTGGAAAGCCTGACGGCATGCAGCATGGCGCTTTCGGCCTCGCGGTATTTTTTCAACTGATAATAGGCCAAGCCGAGATTGAAATGGCTGCTCGCCAGCGCCGTATCCTGCCGCACCGCCGCCGCAAAGTAAACGGCGGCAGAGTCGAAACGCGACGTGCTCTGAAAGGCGCGGCCGATATCGGAGAGCACGCTCACGCTCGAGTCACCCGTTGCAGCCAGATAAACTTTCAAATAACTCAGCGCCAGATCGTTGCGGCTGCGGCGTGCGTTCATGTAACAGGAGCCCAATCGCCGCAAGATGCGCGGATAGCTTGCCGCGCGATAGGAGAGGCGCTGGTAAATTGCCGCGGCGTGCTCATATTGAGTCTCGCAAAAATAGGCATCAGCCAGCAGCAACTGCGCCGCAAAATTAGTTGAATCAGAGGCCAGCTTGCGTTCGGCCAATTGCGCGGCATCGGCGCAACGTGCGTTGGCTAAAAGGCAATTGCCGACGGAGGTGATCACATCGGCAGTCGCGGTCGAGTCAATGGCCTTGATTGCGGCTTCAAACTGTTTATTGGCGCACAGCAACTGCGCCAACAGCTTGCGCGCCGGCGCAAAAGTTGAGTCGGCTTTTAACGCCAGCCGTACCTCGTTGAGAGCCGAAGCGATCGCGCCGCCGGCTTCCTCTGCCTTAGCCATAAAATAGTAAGCACGCGCGCGGAACGGCCGGCTGAAAGAGGCGGTGTGCAAAACGCGATCACTGCTTTCATAATCGCCCAGATTGAAGTAGCACAAGCCTTGATAAAAAATCGCCGCCGTGTCAGTTGGATTGGCGTTGAACGTCTCGGTGTACAGCTTCAACGCGGCGCGATAATCGCCGGCGGCAAAAGCCTCGAAAGCTTCTTTGGTTTCGGGCGTTTGCGCCAGGCCAACTTGCGCCGCAAATAAAAGTCCGATAATATAATCAGAAATTCTGGCTCGCGCAAGCATGATTTTTGAGAGATCAAAAATAACGTTACACCTCAAACGGCCGCACAATTCCCCATTGCATCAGAAGATAAAGCGCCAACGTGTACAAAAACGAAACGCCAACTGAGAGCCAAAGCTCCCGGCGTTTCGGTGGCGCTTTTCCCAGCAAACGGCTGCCGCCCCATAGCATAAACAAAATGCCGACGAGATTGCTCAACCAATATGCTGCTATCATGCCGATTTGGAATGAGCCTGGAAAGAAAAAATTTGTGACATTCCCCAGAAGATAAGCCAGTGGCAAATTGACAAATATATCGTTCCACCACGATAGCGGGGATAAAATGTAACCGATGGCAAAGGCGAGGCCGGGAAGGAAACGTTTTGGGGGCGTCGTCGTGACTTTGCGATCAGCGTTTTCCATGGAAACGCTTGGCGTAGATGATGCGATCATCTCCATCGGCATAAAAATCCGGAATGCGAGCGACTTCGTGATAGTGATGGCGGGAATATAAACGGCGCGCGGCTTCATATCTCGGCAAAGACGAGGTCTCGATAATCAGCAAACGCGCGCGTGTGGCAGAAGGTGCGGCTTCGCTGACTTGGCGCTCGACATATTCCATCAGCAAGCTGCCGATGCCGCGTCCATGCCACTCCGGATCGGCGGCGATCCAATAAAGATCATACGTGCCGGCGGTCAGCGGCGTCGGGCCGTAGCAAACGTACCCGGCCGGCTGATCCGATTCATCAACCGCGCAGGCGAGTATGTAATCTTTTTGGTCCGCGTTGTTGAGATAAACATCAATCAGCTCCAACGCGCACTGCACTTCCATTTCGAGAAAGACTTGCGTCTGCCGCAAAATGCGTTCGATGCTCGGTCGGTCGTCGCGGCGCAAAGGCCGGATGGCTATGCCCGTAGGAGTCATGTGTGCCTCGCTGCAAAGCGAAATGAATCACTTCACCGATGAGTTGGGTGTAAGTGCGGCCCGAGGCGCGGGCCGAACGCGCCAGTCCTGCATCCGGCGAAATATCCGGATTGGGGTTCACTTCCAAAATATACGGCTGATTGTCGGGCGATAAACGAAAATCGACGCGGCCGTAATCGCGGCAGCCCATCACATGAAACGCCGAGACCGCAAGGCTTTGAATCTGCCGGGTCAGCGCCTCGTCGAGCCGCGCCGGACATTGCGCGCCTGCGGTCCACTGATAATCTTCACTGCCGGCCAGCCATTTTGCGTTATAGGTGCAAATCTTCGGCAAATGCGCCGGAATGTCGAAGGTAATTTCAGAGATCGGCAGCGCCAATGGAATTTCATCGCCCACCACGGCAACGTTCAATTCACGGCCTTCGATATACTCTTCAACAATGGCGGGTTGATGATAGGTTTGCACCACCCAGGCGACGCGCCGGCGCAACTCGGCGAGATTGCTCACCACCGCGTCGAAATCCACGCCGAGACTGGCATCTTCATGCACAGGTTTGACGATAACCGGATAGCGCAGCGAACAGCGGCCCGGCACTTCACTGCAAATCATGCCGTTCGGCGTCGGCAATTTCGCCTGTTTCAGCAGCGTTTTTGTGTGCCATTTATTCACCGCGGTTGCCAGCGCCAAGGGCGGCGCGCCGGTATAGGGAACGCCGAGTAATTCATAGGTACACGCAAAGTGCATCTCATATTGATTGTCGCCCTGCCAGCCTTCGACGAGATTAAAAATGGCTTTCGGGCGGAAGCGCATGACGCGATCCAGGAACATCGGCGCTGAGCGCTGAACGCCGGCAATGCCAACGGCGTAGCCACATTCCAACAGCGCTTCGCGCACGGCGTTTACTTCATCCATCACGCCGGCTTCCGACAAAAAATCAATATCGCGCCCGCGCTGTTCGCGTTTCGGAACGTTATAAGCAATAAGGATTTTTTCCGACATTATGCCAGCACCTCCTGTTGCCAGTTTCCAGGTGCAATGTGCAGTTTGCCTTTTGCCGGTGTAAGATGCTGGCGCCGGCAGGCCTCGTCGAGAATCGTCAGCAAAATGTCGTCATACGTCATGCCGGCGGCGTAACAGGCTTTGGGAAAGCAGGAATGATCGATGGGATCAGGAATCAGGCCGGGCAGGGGGTTCAACTCGATGATGCACGGCTCACCGGTTTCGTCCAGGCGAACGTCGATGCGGCACAGATCGCGGCAATTCAAAACGGTGAAGGCGCGCCTGCAAATTTTTTCGATTTTGTCCTTCAGCGTGTCGTCAAGATCGGCGGGACAACGAAAAATATCCAGCGGTGTGGCACGCGTGTCCCAAATCCATTTCGCTTCGTAGGAGTAAAATTTGTTGACGCCCTCGGGCAAACCGGTGAAATTGATTTCGACGATGGGCAACACACGCAGCCTCGAGCCATTGCCGAGCAGCGCGACAGTAAATTCACGGCCGGGCAAGTATTCTTCCACCAGCGCCGGCTGTCGGTAGGTGCCCCACATTTTTTCGACGGCCGCTTTCAGTTCTTTGCGATTTTGCACGAGGGAATCATTCCAAATGCCCTTGCTGGAGCCCTCGAACAGCGGCTTCACAAACATCGGATAATCGATGTGCCGAAGCTGTCCGTTGAGCGGCCACGATTGAATCACCGAAAATTTTGCGGTGGGAACACGATGATAGGCGAGAATTTCTTTGGCACGGGCCTTATCGAGACAAATCCCCAGCGTCAAGGGGTCGGAACCGGTGTAGGGGATGCGCAGCATTTCGAGCATGGCGGGAATCTGCGCCTCGCGCGAAGCGCCGAAACGGCCTTCGGCGATATTGAAAACGATATCCGGGCGCGAACGCCGCAATTTCTCGTAAGCATTGAGGTCGGCTTCGATGGGAACGACCTCGTGATATTTGCCGAATGTGTCGATGATCGCCTGCACGGTGGCGGGATCATCCCATTCAGCCTGTTCGTCCAGTGGGACGTCTTCGCCGTCCTCCGTCAAAGGGGTCGAATGTCTAACGTTGTAGGTGAAACCTACTCGCATGATAATTTCTCCTTGCAGGCGTTGCCTCAGAGGCATCGCCTGAGCTTGAATTTGATTTCGTGGAAATTGAGACGATTGAGTTTCTCGCTTTCGGACACGCCCACGCGCCGGTTCCGAAAAGTGAATTGTAATTTCAAGCGTTGCTGTTTCACACCATCCTCCAATTGTTTCGGTCTACATCGGTCTGTCCCTGGGCCTCAGCCCAAATGAGTTTGAAATGGTAAAACTCGACTTTGTTGCCTGCGCCGGCAAAGCCGCGGTGAATTGATCAAAACGATGATTTTAAAATCATTCCTCTTCAAAAAACGTCTCCTACGTGCTTGGCGAATTGCTCCTTT
It encodes:
- a CDS encoding ATP-grasp domain-containing protein, whose product is MRVGFTYNVRHSTPLTEDGEDVPLDEQAEWDDPATVQAIIDTFGKYHEVVPIEADLNAYEKLRRSRPDIVFNIAEGRFGASREAQIPAMLEMLRIPYTGSDPLTLGICLDKARAKEILAYHRVPTAKFSVIQSWPLNGQLRHIDYPMFVKPLFEGSSKGIWNDSLVQNRKELKAAVEKMWGTYRQPALVEEYLPGREFTVALLGNGSRLRVLPIVEINFTGLPEGVNKFYSYEAKWIWDTRATPLDIFRCPADLDDTLKDKIEKICRRAFTVLNCRDLCRIDVRLDETGEPCIIELNPLPGLIPDPIDHSCFPKACYAAGMTYDDILLTILDEACRRQHLTPAKGKLHIAPGNWQQEVLA
- a CDS encoding ATP-grasp domain-containing protein, which codes for MSEKILIAYNVPKREQRGRDIDFLSEAGVMDEVNAVREALLECGYAVGIAGVQRSAPMFLDRVMRFRPKAIFNLVEGWQGDNQYEMHFACTYELLGVPYTGAPPLALATAVNKWHTKTLLKQAKLPTPNGMICSEVPGRCSLRYPVIVKPVHEDASLGVDFDAVVSNLAELRRRVAWVVQTYHQPAIVEEYIEGRELNVAVVGDEIPLALPISEITFDIPAHLPKICTYNAKWLAGSEDYQWTAGAQCPARLDEALTRQIQSLAVSAFHVMGCRDYGRVDFRLSPDNQPYILEVNPNPDISPDAGLARSARASGRTYTQLIGEVIHFALQRGTHDSYGHSHPAFAPRRPTEHRTHFAADASLSRNGSAVRVGAD
- a CDS encoding tetratricopeptide repeat protein, with product MLARARISDYIIGLLFAAQVGLAQTPETKEAFEAFAAGDYRAALKLYTETFNANPTDTAAIFYQGLCYFNLGDYESSDRVLHTASFSRPFRARAYYFMAKAEEAGGAIASALNEVRLALKADSTFAPARKLLAQLLCANKQFEAAIKAIDSTATADVITSVGNCLLANARCADAAQLAERKLASDSTNFAAQLLLADAYFCETQYEHAAAIYQRLSYRAASYPRILRRLGSCYMNARRSRNDLALSYLKVYLAATGDSSVSVLSDIGRAFQSTSRFDSAAVYFAAAVRQDTALASSHFNLGLAYYQLKKYREAESAMLHAVRLSKTNLDFSSRQHYMLGAARMSQNKNKSAIQAYRKAIELNAGCHDCYYFLGTVYQTLNDYPKAATWFRSFLQRTADSKDARFDEMRKYARQFLQNLDQAKK
- a CDS encoding amino acid permease, whose amino-acid sequence is MSIFRTKNLDQLTHEAEETRLKRSLGSIDLISLGIGAIIGTGIFAVIGTAVAGDALRPGAGPGIMLSFVLTAVACAFCGLCYAEFASLVPVAGSAYTYSYATLGEVVAWIIGWDLIIEYAIGNVAVAIGWAAYFHQLCEGIGLHIPAWLSVDYRSAAQAAAAVAKAGGEIDSSIALNYEAWINAPKLFGVPIIFNFLAVAIVAFITWILVLGAKESARVNNIMVVIKLVILFFFIFVGVKYVKPENWSPFMPNGFPGVWTGASLIFFAYIGFDAISCAAEECKKPGRDMPIGIIGSLAICTLIYVAVAAVLTGMMPWDKLGVADPLAAALAYVGSDVAAGLVAFGAVIAMTAVLLVFQYGQPRIFFSMSRDGLLPPGFAKVHPKYKTPHVTTIWTGVVVAAISAVANINEIVELTNIGTLFAFVLVCAGIIILRYKDPNRPRAFKTPFVPVVPLLGIASCIYLMAGLPWVTWVRFGIWLLAGLALYFVYGFWKSRLRQ
- a CDS encoding GNAT family N-acetyltransferase — translated: MEVQCALELIDVYLNNADQKDYILACAVDESDQPAGYVCYGPTPLTAGTYDLYWIAADPEWHGRGIGSLLMEYVERQVSEAAPSATRARLLIIETSSLPRYEAARRLYSRHHYHEVARIPDFYADGDDRIIYAKRFHGKR
- a CDS encoding four helix bundle protein; the encoded protein is MEKMEPIFDLHERTFRFAVQITKYVRTFPRDVVGFEYGKQLIRCGCSPGSNYEEADESASPKDFIYKIRTCLKESKETRYWLKLSKAAFGETDLNTWLLNEITELIKIFNSRLAKAIKRNKSQEPEDDESAQ
- a CDS encoding NupC/NupG family nucleoside CNT transporter, whose product is MERLISVVGMMTLVCIAWLISYDRRRFPWRVVLWGTGLQLFFAMIILWTDAGKVAFQWTGDKVTAFLNFTQYGTRFLFDNIVKPEYESTFGFQFAFRILPTIIFFSSVMSILYHLGVMQKIVEMIAVVMAKTMGTSGAESLSCSANIFVGQTEAPLLIRPFIAQATRSELMAIMCGGFATVAGGVLAGYIAMGIPASHLLAASVMSAPAALMMGKIILPEKEESVTKGHVKVPPGKVAGDVIEAAAVGAADGVKLAVNVAGMLLAFIALIAVVNAGMGVIHEALLSWFGFAYFPQDLRTLFGWIFSPLAWLMGVPWKDCLEFGNLLGTKISINEFVAYVQLGDLIKSGGMSERAEIIATYALCGFANFSSIAIQIGGIGGMAPERRSDLAKLGLRAMFGGALASWMTATVAGMLIG